From a single Nymphaea colorata isolate Beijing-Zhang1983 chromosome 4, ASM883128v2, whole genome shotgun sequence genomic region:
- the LOC116253177 gene encoding amino acid transporter AVT6E-like, with product MYSDLPISSEVRCPTDRSGNLIVPQKPAFADGAHREPNSSQQHGHDDIDVLPLIFNETRSGSGVPGAVFNLATSIIGAGIMALPATMRVLGLLLGFVSIILMGILSEFSIEVLVKFAALKRTTSYGETVEVACGKSVRVISEISIIVYNCGILIVYLIIMGDVLSGSSSHKGVFEQMLGKQGWWDDRRLVIFLLLILVLAPLCSLQKIDSLSSTSAASVALAVVFVVVACVVAFVKLVEGKLEAPRLLPDVGTRRAVLDLLVVIPIMTNAYICHANVQPIYNELEGRSVKKMIKVGRISAVLSVVVYAFTATSGYLLFGKGTDSDVLTNFDRNLGVPHSAVINYIVRISYVIHLLLVFPVIHFSLRNTVDAAIFRSSIPLQECRKKSLLLTFVLLALLYLGSAVIPNIWVAFKFTGTTSGLALGFFFPSLIGLRLNGQGESLSSRQKMLLRLMLVLALVTGIIGVVGNAYSIKEPGK from the coding sequence ATGTATTCTGACCTGCCCATCTCATCAGAAGTCCGTTGCCCTACAGATCGATCAGGTAATCTCATAGTTCCTCAGAAACCAGCGTTTGCAGATGGTGCCCACAGAGAACCCAACTCTTCACAGCAGCATGGTCATGATGACATCGACGTTTTGCCTCTTATTTTCAACGAGACTAGAAGTGGGTCTGGCGTTCCCGGCGCCGTCTTCAACTTGGCAACGTCGATTATCGGTGCCGGAATCATGGCCCTCCCAGCAACGATGAGAGTTCTGGGATTGTTGCTTGGTTTTGTGTCCATCATTTTGATGGGAATTCTCTCTGAGTTCAGTATTGAGGTTCTGGTTAAGTTTGCTGCTCTTAAGAGAACTACTTCTTACGGGGAAACCGTCGAAGTTGCTTGTGGCAAGTCTGTTAGGGTGATCTCCGAGATCAGTATAATTGTTTATAATTGTGGCATTTTGATTGTTTACTTGATCATCATGGGGGATGTCTTGTCCGGTTCATCGTCTCATAAGGGGGTTTTCGAGCAGATGTTAGGGAAACAGGGGTGGTGGGATGACAGAAGACTAGTAATCTTCCTCCTGTTGATCTTGGTATTGGCCCCCCTCTGTTCTCTGCAAAAGATCGATTCTTTGAGCTCGACATCGGCCGCTTCCGTCGCTCTGGCAGTGGTTTTCGTCGTGGTTGCTTGCGTTGTCGCCTTCGTTAAGCTCGTGGAAGGAAAATTAGAGGCTCCCAGGCTACTGCCTGATGTTGGTACCAGGAGGGCTGTTCTTGATCTGCTTGTTGTGATCCCAATTATGACTAATGCTTATATTTGCCATGCCAACGTTCAGCCTATATACAACGAGTTAGAAGGGAGATCTGTGAAGAAGATGATCAAGGTTGGAAGGATTTCTGCTGTACTAAGTGTTGTTGTATATGCATTCACTGCAACTTCTGGATACCTCTTGTTCGGGAAAGGCACGGATTCTGACGTACTGACAAATTTTGACAGAAATCTTGGAGTTCCTCATAGTGCAGTTATCAATTACATTGTTCGAATTTCGTATGTGATACATCTGCTGCTTGTTTTTCCTGTGATACATTTCAGTCTTAGAAACACAGTAGATGCTGCCATTTTTAGGAGCTCTATTCCCCTGCAGGAGTGCAGAAAGAAGTCCTTGCTTCTGACTTTTGTGTTGCTGGCATTGCTATACTTGGGTTCTGCGGTGATTCCTAACATTTGGGTTGCCTTCAAGTTCACGGGCACGACATCCGGCCTCGCCTTGGGATTTTTTTTCCCGTCTCTTATAGGATTACGCTTAAATGGGCAAGGGGAGAGCTTAAGCTCTAGACAGAAGATGCTTCTAAGGTTGATGCTTGTGTTGGCATTGGTAACAGGAATAATAGGAGTTGTAGGAAACGCTTACAGCATCAAAGAACCAGGAAAGTGA
- the LOC116253501 gene encoding protein ANTAGONIST OF LIKE HETEROCHROMATIN PROTEIN 1, producing MARKKAATEEKRNRRPRERPRKLTRQGINLKQDEAAALLSSVANCIVSVHRFFSENDLYLLPSQTASLHSSLRSSVVLVAHLHSLFSLPDRLSVPRLPSPNPKRTCWFHRFSFSASSSCDSRWSDFFHMPKPVFDRLLLTIDPALSSPLAVAGASGSCSREVPSDYKLGAAIFRLAHAAPFPVIGKLFGFDQETACASFYQVCKALHARLGHIFEFSSSFLPDVIHGFSSAIGLPNCCGALGFRKFVAERDASEEGSDLENGVTMMGLVDSEGRFMDVSVGWPSSMPPSKILPNTHLYLEGKEAIGGPSFELANGFPMPVYVLGDSCCPNLPWLMTPYSQSNPGDKDKQAAYNSLHERGMKVVEMALGRVQSLWKLLAVRPKTGTLGSLPVIVTSACILYNFLMKCGETMPGEVDDCLDKTFPDFHGRNEDAEGARDALASHIMELKQVTQ from the coding sequence ATGGCCAGGAAGAAGGCAGCGACGGAGGAGAAGCGGAACCGGAGGCCCAGGGAGAGGCCGAGGAAGCTGACGAGGCAGGGGATTAACCTGAAGCAAGACGAGGCGGCGGCGCTGCTCTCCTCCGTCGCCAACTGCATCGTCTCCGTCCACCGGTTCTTCTCCGAGAACGATCTCTACCTGCTGCCCTCCCAGACGGCCTCTCTGCACTCCTCCCTCCGCTCCAGCGTCGTCCTCGTCGCCCACCTCCATTCCCTCTTCTCCTTACCCGATCGCCTCTCCGTCCCGCGCCTCCCCAGCCCCAACCCCAAGCGCACCTGCTGGTTCCATCGCTTCTCCTTCtctgcctcctcctcctgcgATTCCCGCTGGTCGGATTTCTTCCACATGCCCAAGCCCGTCTTCGACCGCCTCCTCCTCACCATCGACCCCGCTCTCAGCTCTCCTCTAGCTGTTGCCGGCGCCTCCGGCTCATGCTCCAGGGAAGTCCCTTCTGATTACAAGCTTGGCGCTGCGATCTTCCGCCTCGCGCACGCGGCCCCCTTCCCCGTCATCGGCAAGCTGTTCGGCTTTGACCAGGAGACTGCGTGCGCCTCGTTCTATCAGGTATGCAAGGCCCTGCACGCCCGCCTTGGGCATATCTTTGAGTTCTCGTCGTCCTTCCTGCCGGACGTGATCCATGGCTTCTCGTCGGCGATCGGGCTTCCGAACTGTTGCGGCGCTCTAGGGTTCCGGAAGTTTGTGGCTGAGAGGGATGCGTCCGAGGAGGGATCCGACCTAGAGAATGGGGTGACTATGATGGGGTTGGTCGATTCGGAGGGGAGGTTTATGGACGTTTCAGTGGGGTGGCCAAGCTCGATGCCACCGTCGAAGATTTTGCCCAACACCCATTTGTATTTAGAGGGGAAGGAAGCGATCGGTGGTCCTTCTTTTGAGCTTGCTAATGGCTTCCCCATGCCAGTCTATGTGTTGGGAGATTCTTGTTGCCCGAACCTACCGTGGTTGATGACGCCCTACTCTCAATCGAATCCAGGAGATAAAGATAAGCAGGCGGCATACAATTCGCTTCATGAGCGAGGTATGAAGGTGGTGGAAATGGCGCTCGGGAGGGTACAGTCTTTGTGGAAACTCCTTGCTGTGAGGCCGAAAACTGGTACTTTGGGGTCCTTGCCGGTTATCGTCACCTCGGCCTGCATTTTGTATAACTTTCTAATGAAATGTGGAGAGACCATGCCTGGGGAGGTGGATGATTGCCTTGACAAGACGTTCCCCGATTTTCATGGCAGAAATGAGGATGCAGAGGGAGCTCGAGATGCGCTTGCTTCGCATATTATGGAATTGAAGCAAGTTACACAGTGA